Genomic window (Leptospira kirschneri serovar Cynopteri str. 3522 CT):
CGCGTCAATGGAAAGATAAAATGCATTATAAATTCCTACGAGGGTTACCATAAAGGTCAGAACCAAAACCAGGGCTCTATTTTTAATCGAAGCGCGGATCAGTTTATCAATCATAACTTTGGCTTATCTCTTAAAAGACCAGGAAAGCCTTGTAAGCTTAGAGTTGAAAGATTTTTTTATTGAGTGTTACTTATATAGTTCTGTATTGATTGTTACATTGTAGAATGCAGAATGAACGTTTTGCGGAATTGAAATTTACACAGAAACGTGTAAATAGTATTTTTTGAAACCGTATAACACAATTGTAGGTCGTGAATTTTTATTGAATATAAAAAAAAATGAATATACTCGCCAAAAATTTAAGTAATTGCTAAAACTGGAAACGATGATTTATACAGTTATCAGGTCTAAATATTGAGGTTATAATTGTCTAAGAGCGAGGGGAACTTTTATGATTCAAATTGGGAATTTTCCGGATACGGTCAACGAATACGCAGCTAGATCGGTGGCAGGGCTTGTCGTGATTTTATCGGTTACAACTCTTTTCACACAATCGATTTGGTTGAATCTTGTTTTGTTGTATGGATTTACCGCGCGTGTTTTATACGGACCTAGATTTTCTATTTTTGCAAAACTTGCAATCCATTGGATCGTTCCAGGGTTTCAATTGGGAAACAAAATTGTAGCAGGACCGCCCAAACGATTTGCACAGGGAATCGGTTTTTTATTTAGTTTTACTTCTTTGATACTTCTTACCCAAGGACAGATTTTTGCGTTTCAGATCGTACTGGGAACTTTAGTCTTTTTTGCGGTTTTAGAATCTTGTATAGGTTTTTGTGCGGGTTGTTTTGTATTTGGCTATTTGATGAGATGGGGAATTGTTCCTGAAGAAGTCTGTGAAAAATGTAATCGGTTAACGTTTGTTTCCAAAAAAACGGATCTTCGTTAAATATATGTTAGGTGTCATTAAAATATTAGAGACGATGTACAATTATAAAAAATTTTCTAATTTTCAGTTAATGATTTTGAATCAAATTTCTACACTACAGTTTATATGTGCATAAAAGTTTTAGTGGGTTTTATGAAGATTTATTAATTTTTAAAGATCGAATATTGTTGGATAACTCTATTGATCAGCTAAATAATTTTTGTAAGAAAAAATAGATGTGGGAACTACTATAAAATACAAAAGAATCATCGTCCAATCCGATTTTTTACACAAAATCGCTGTTTTGCGGGTATCATCAAAATTTAAATCCCATTTTAGCTAAAATTCGGCTGAGAAAAAATTTCCTAAAAGTATGAGTTCCTACAATTTTAAGAATTGTTTGTAAAATCGTACTTTGTGAGAGTTCCCACATCATTTTACAGACAAACCTAAATTTTGTGTTAGTTCCCACAGATTACGTCTCTTTTTATCTTTTTTGCGATTTTACTACTCGGACGCATGAATAGAATACTTGGGTTAGATTGTTTCAAAAATTTGAATATTTTGGTCCTGCTTTAAAATCCAGTAAATCCCGAATTTGTGGTATTTTTTAAGTACTACTATTTTTTTCGTAAATTCGGCCGTTAATAACTTGGTACTATTTTCATGTGTCCGGGTAGTAAAATCATACTTTTCCGAATGAAATTTTGCAGTAGTTCCCACATTTAAAGAATCGATCTGTAAAGTTCAGATTCTAACTTTTTTCAGAATTATGGGTTTTTACGCCTAACTCACGTTAGCTATGGATGAACCGTAGGAATCGATTCGAGTTGTGGAAGTAGTTCTGTTTGGAGTAAGGGAAAATATTCCGCTTCAATTTCATTTTCCGAATTACGAAAAAGTTTGGCGATTCTTTCTAAATTTAAAAACTTTTCCTGTTTGGTCACTACGGGTGTTTGAAGATTCTGATTAAAATGAAGAAACGATTTTCCTTCGTTTTGTCTGTTTTGCACAAAAACGTCGTGATCGTTTTTTCTTTTTTCTATAATTCGATTCAATTTATCTTTAATAGAGTGTAGATTTTCAAGTTGAACCTTTGATAAACCCGGTTCTAAGTCGAACCCGATCGAATTTCTACAGTTGCCGATTGCGGCCAGAGTAGTGGTCCCTGTTCCTAAAAAAGGATCTAAAACAATGTCCCCTTTGAGAGAATACATGAGTATGATTCTATTGGCGAGTTCTAAAGGATATGCTGCACTTCTTTCTCTGCCAGCGAGAAGAGAACTTAAACCTTGTTTTTTTCCCTTAAAATCCCATACGTCTGTAAACCAAAAGTTACGTTCTTCCCAGAAAAAAGCGCTTTCCATACGGGATAGTCGTTCTGATTTTGTGGAAAATTTTCGTTTATTATTTTTTCTGAATATTAAAATATGCTCATGTTCTAAGGTTACGTACGCACCAGCAGGAAGTGTGCCTGAGCCCATAAATTTAGTAGGGGAGTTGGTTTGTTTTTTCCAAAGAATACCGGGAAGACTTTGAAATCCGATCGAATTACAACCTTGTAGAATCCTTGCGTGATTCATATAAATTCTAAAACCGAAAGCAGTATTTCGTGTGGCGTCTCCAATATTAATTACAAGAAAACCTCCGTTTTTTAAAACGCGAAACGATTCTTTCCAAACCTTATCCAGTTCGAAATGCATTTGTTCATAGGAAAGATTGGGATCGATAAGAAAATTCTTTTGAATTTCTCTAGAAAAACCGAAAAAAAGTTCATCCCACATTTCTATCATAGGATAAGGAGGAGATGTGAGGACCAAATCCACTGATTCCGAATCGAGAGGAAACTTTTCTCTAGAATCTCGAAAATGAATCCTATGAATCGTTCGTTTCATACCTATAAAAATTAGAATTTAATCTTTATTTTTTATGTCTACTCAAAACGTTTTTAAGAGTTCGACCCAGATTAAAAAACTAAACCTTAGGCAAATTATAAATTTGTAATGAATACCCCGATAAAATTAAAATTAAGCTTCGATTAGAAAACCATCCGTAGAACGGATTAAAAGAAGCCCTCCACCTTTTGGAAGTTCGTCGACTCTAAATTCGGAATGATTTTCCCATATATCCAAATCACAAAGAATCAAATCGAATTGTTTCCAATCTACTGGAGTTAGGATTTTTACTTTTTCTTTTTTGAGACTCTGTTTAACTTGGGGTTGGTTGATGGAACCGTTTAGATCCACGATCGACAATTTAGAATTGTAGTTTGCCGCTAGTCTTTTGGCGATCTGAAGAAGTTCTAAATCTTTTTCTCTACCGAATAAGATATGTATGTTTTTGATGTCTTGTAATTGAGAGGAAAATAAAATTCCGGTATTACAATTTGTTTCATTCAGTATAGTTCTAATTTTTCCACCTAAAATATCATCCGAAAAAAAAGAACGCGCCGCACCTATCAAAAGTAGTTTATAATTTCCTTCGTTTACGATTCGAACAATGTCCTTAGTAATATTCGTAGAGGTTTTATAAATCGTACTCAGA
Coding sequences:
- a CDS encoding DUF4395 domain-containing protein, whose translation is MIQIGNFPDTVNEYAARSVAGLVVILSVTTLFTQSIWLNLVLLYGFTARVLYGPRFSIFAKLAIHWIVPGFQLGNKIVAGPPKRFAQGIGFLFSFTSLILLTQGQIFAFQIVLGTLVFFAVLESCIGFCAGCFVFGYLMRWGIVPEEVCEKCNRLTFVSKKTDLR
- a CDS encoding DNA-methyltransferase, whose product is MKRTIHRIHFRDSREKFPLDSESVDLVLTSPPYPMIEMWDELFFGFSREIQKNFLIDPNLSYEQMHFELDKVWKESFRVLKNGGFLVINIGDATRNTAFGFRIYMNHARILQGCNSIGFQSLPGILWKKQTNSPTKFMGSGTLPAGAYVTLEHEHILIFRKNNKRKFSTKSERLSRMESAFFWEERNFWFTDVWDFKGKKQGLSSLLAGRERSAAYPLELANRIILMYSLKGDIVLDPFLGTGTTTLAAIGNCRNSIGFDLEPGLSKVQLENLHSIKDKLNRIIEKRKNDHDVFVQNRQNEGKSFLHFNQNLQTPVVTKQEKFLNLERIAKLFRNSENEIEAEYFPLLQTELLPQLESIPTVHP